Sequence from the Primulina huaijiensis isolate GDHJ02 chromosome 16, ASM1229523v2, whole genome shotgun sequence genome:
AATTAACCATAGGCGGGTAAATTGTGTCGGCGTTCCTGAAAAATTAGACTGTTGCCGAGCATCTGAATACTCGAGCTTGGGTTATGACTTATGATTACGTGCTTGATATATATACATAAGTTTTTCTTTGTCGACTATTGGAAAAAAAAGGCACTTTGTTCCATCAATTAAACAAGTAACCTGTTCTATTCTTTTGAGGATGTGGTTGAAGCTTGTGTTGGAAAAATCTCGCAACGTGCCACCGAATTCAACGCTATCTGGCATGACATCGAGATTCGAGATGATCGGCTCCACTCTCGAAGTAAGTGACGGAGACAACCTGAGGATTTTTATCATGCAGAACATAAAGCATTTGATCAGATTCTAGTTTTGATAAAGTCATTAAGGTGATCTCGCCATCCTCGAGTTTCATGAACTTGCAACATGGCTTGTTGTAAATTGTCCGTAAAACTATTATTTGTCAAACTTTCAAGAgccctattttttttaatagtagTTTATATCACAGAAACAGATCGGAGACTTAGTTCATTCAAAATACTACCTTCTGCAGTAGCAATCCCTTTTATGCTTCATTATATGTCTATAGCATTTGCTTATTTCTGAGCATTCAACAACAATTTATGCTTTAATACCAAAATCCGACAATGGTATCAAAAAAATGACATAGTCTTACATGTAAGTACAAACCCGAGAGTCCAATATTGGATCGGCTTCTCGTGATACAATGGTCTGTCAACTGATAATTGCCGCCGAGGCAGCCTGTAATGCAGATTTTGTGAGATTCGATCCATGTTCAAAAGTAATCATGGCTTTGAAGAAGCCACAACCTGTAAGTAAATGACCggatcttgatccaatcacacCAACAGGGAGTAGATGCGATACATGCATTGCAATATAGACTCGACATCTTCGAGAGCACCTTGCCCGATCATTCGTTTTGCTCCATTTCCTGCTTCCTCGGCTGGCTGAAAGATCAGTATCACTGTGCCCTGTCAAGAAAATAAATACTAGTCTCAAGCACGCAACCTCGTTTTCAAATGAAAATTATGATCTTGCGAGAGATCCTCgtgagtaattttttttatcaattgcCATATAATTTACTAGCTGAAGGGATTTATATCAacaacttttaaattttatggcATATCCATTTTCATTCTGGAAGAATCCAACATTGTATGCGAGGAAGTGTAAATGTAGCTGgactgcaaaaaaaaaaaagtttggatTTAAAAACTTGAATTCGAGTATGTATCTGAAAGGATAATTTGAAATAACTCCATTAAtgaatcaaaaaataattttttagggTTTGAAATTAATTGTTAAACGGATTCGCCCAAACATATAAAGAGATttcttattaataattttaaaccCATAAATTCAAATACATCCATCCAAATACAACATAAATGTATGTGTGGATCGATAGATTTGAAACCATAAATGGATTCTGAATCCATGATTTCCAATTCAGTGATTGTTTTgatgaatatatatttgtttaatttcatttcttaatttatgtaaatgtgtgtgtgtgtgtgtgtgtggaatAATGAATTTATTCTCGATTCTTTTAGCATCAGGCCAATTATATATTAATGCATGCGAGGATTTATAAATGTGATCAAGAGTTTGGAGAATTGAGCAAGCGGGCAGGAGATCGGGTTTGAGATATGtctcaaaaaaattaatgagtGAGACGgtaaaacatgagtttttttttatatatcaaattacaaattcatttgatttacTGTATTTGAAGGAGACGAGAAGTtttgaattataaaaatattgtccTACACATGATATTGGTAGCACAGCACAGGAGAGGAGTGAACCCTactagttttaatattttatttgtcaattaattaatattttaataatatcgaatttttttaaaaaccaatTGAATAATATCGGAAGGTAAAATACATAGTTATATCaagtaaattaaaaaattagtataATGCTACGTGCTTAACATTGAATCAAaatagagtgggtctcatgtgagaccgtctcacggatattaatctgtgagacgggtcaaccctacccatattcacaataaaaagtaatactcttagcataaaaagtaatactctttcaatgatgacccaaataagagatccgtctcacatatacgactcgtgagaccgtctcacacaagtttttgccatcaaAATATTCGGTAACCGAAACGTTTTAACACTTAGTTGGGCTAACTATTTATTTTAACTCGTATATTTTTGTATAGATTTACTGAAATTCAATTATTGTAATCagagaaatattttaagaattaaagttatttaattgttattaaatatttgaaagtaCATTATTTTTTTCACTAACCATGTAATATATTTTGCCAAActtcatatataatataatataaaacattaaatatcACAGTGTCAGCTAACACAAtgacattttaatttattatcaaaGTCTTGttaattttccttttattttattattttaaaagatatatgGAAACATAATGGTCAGAGAAATAATTGACTATGGACATACATATATCcacaaaaaatgaaataaattagtAAGTCCTtagcataaaataaaacaaaaacttatATGAAATCGTCTCACGAATCAACTTTGAGAGACGGGAAAAAATACGACGTTGAACAGCATGTAGGATGATCAACGGTTAGGATTGAACCGAGAAAACGTTTTGGGTTTCAATGATCCGGGCCATCGGAGCCACTCTAGCCAAACCTAAGAAAAATGTCGTGGAGCATCATTTGCATAACGAACAGGACATTAGAGGCCAAAGAGTGCTCGGAAAAAACCTTCCGACGCTTAAATCAGTGCTACAtaaaatcaagagaaaaatacGGGAACTTGAGAGCAAATGAGAGGTTTGTCCTAATTATAGGCTTCTGTTGGGCTATGCGGTCCCAGGCTCTTGCACAGGCTCCAAATATTAAGAGTTTATGAGTCTTTTATTAGGCTAATCTTAATTATGAGTTATTAACcatcatttttaataattaattagattaattttgATATACATAGGGACCAAAAAAGTGTCCTCAAGATGAAAAGGATTGGATTAAATTAGCACTAAGCATCACTATTTATTTCCAATAaagttaattaaatttcatttgttatttataaaaatgcaaattttatcCTTCATAATCTGAAATTTCTTGAAGTACTCTACACTTTAAATCACTCTTAGTCAAGTAAATTCACTATGTCTGTCTAACATGTAGCAGTGAACAAACACGGATTGATTCggtttttgaaagaaagaaataactCGAACCAAATGAAATATTTGGATTATTAAATCAAGATTTTCTAAATATGTATTATAAATTAACAAATATTAATTCACAGACAAACATTACAATAATTGACGATGTAATGTATgataatgacatcatgactttaGCTTAAAAaaaccttaaaataaattactttaATTTCAAAAGTGATTCCATGCTCATCCTCTATCACTTATAAATATCTATTGAAAAAtagtaaagataaataaatatatttaagaaaGAGAAAATATAAGTTAAACCAAATTAAGTTTCTATAGTTCAGAAAAACCGTAgtgaattaagttttttttaaaaaaaacgtattataattttaatatttacaaaaatcCATTTGGTTTGAATTTTTTCTATCTATTGGATTTGGCTGTGCAGTCTCGTTCGATTTGGATGGATATGTTTCTTCTCACAACTGGTTAGGTTACGTTACGTGTTTAACTTTCACACGTGATGAAAATTAACATGATGGCGGGTGAGGTGGATAGGTTTGTCTAAAAAAGGTcaattctattttttaaatcatttattaatggctacaaataaaataaaataaaataatatgctTACACCATAAATATAGAAACATCCAATATTTCTCCAATTAATTATTAGTCTTATGCTAAgttaaaattagaaataaatatttcataatgAAGGGTTTTTTAGATAATTTTAGGGGgtaaatgcaattaaataattataatttagcTCATTTTCGGGTATAAAACGGCGCTACAAATTAAATAGTTAATATTGAACCAAACATATATAACGTTCATATTTAACTATatacataaaattaatatatttttattctataTAATACAAATCACCGTATACTAATTATATGAATTCGTGGTGTAATTTTGTATTTGTCTATAACACCTTCTGTCTTATCAAACTAACGGCATGAATTTActgtattataatattattttttttcacaagACTTCATATGAGATATCTCACTAGtctattttgtgagacaaatatccaATCAGACTTagttcatgaaaaaatattatttttatgttgaaaatattatttttcaatttaaatatatagtttAGGTTGATCCATCTCATATAAATAAATCTATGAGACCTTTTCACGATAGTCTTAttcttttctttatattttattttagattttttttgcaACTAACACATGTGAAACATAGAATTTTCACACTCCTCTCTTAAATCTTGACATTTAAAAAAGTTATGCGAACACCTTAGCGCTAAAAATCTATCGAgttgaaatattttgatgatatattaTAGAAGTGTGATTGAAATTACTAGGGACAAAACAATTACGAAAAAAACTCAATTTAATACAAGTCGTATTTCAGGTCGGTTAAACTAGTTCGGACATTATTTATGTTACTGAACGCTGCAAGATTGAGCTGGATGATACGAATACATCAATCGGCATTGTCCGATTAGTATAGATTACTTCTGAACTAGTCAAATCGGTCTGAATTATGACTTGTAGcaaattgattattattttttaaccatTTTGTCAGATGGTCATTTTGATCACTATTTTATGAGATACAATCAAAATACTTCAGTTCGTTATATTTTCAAGTGCTGCAGATATATTCGtgcaaattttataaaatcttaAGATCTAATATTTCTATCTAGTTTTCACATTTTCTATGTACAATATACCATGTGAGAGTAGATTGAATTATAAACAAGAGAAAGATActcatatatatacatagagagagagaaagatactctttaaaattcaaaaacgaTGTACTTCAAGAATTGTGGAGGAGGAtggaccaaaaaaataaaagagagaaATTGTGGAGGAGGAAGGTGCCACGAGGGAATCGGAGAGAAGCCCACGAAATTCCAGCTGGCAATCCATGGAAGGGTAATCGAGATCGCGCGAAATACCAACCTCTTATCAACGATTAAATCTTTTGCAGATCAAATATACTGAACCTGCCTTTCTCTCTCTAAGCTCGGATTGCCTTGCTGACTTTCGACCTGACCCGAGTTTCTCCCATGTCTGCCATTGCCACGGCTGCTGCTCTTGCTCTTCCACTCTCTTTCTGCCGCTCTTCCAAGAACAACAGCAAAAAGGTGCTTCCCTTTcggtttttttccttttctttctttacattttctttgtgtttttttaatggtttcttGATCGAGTAATAGTGGTTTATTTTCGGATTTGTGTTCACTCATTAGGGGAATTCTTTCAGTTCCATTAATAATAGTGGAATTGGtttttttatatcgatttatttTGGTTAATTCCTCTGTGGTCTTAAGTTGCTCTGAGGTGTTGAGACTGTGCATTTGATCACACCATCTAGGTTGTCTATCGTTAATGGATGGTGCTCTGTGACATTATAGTGTCGGATATATTTGAGGAGACGGTTTATGAAATATAGCATTCtggattttatttatatatatggcATTTGAAAGCAGAAGGTTTTCCTTTTCAGGGGAAAAAAACGAGAGAGATACAATTAGAAGATTTTATGTTCACTGTGCTCACTCCTTTCTGCTTAGAAAGTTTTAacctttttatattttcaataatggGTTTATATTTGCTCAATGTATGAGGCAACATTTTGCTCTTGTTCACCGCTGCTCTTTGGTATTTAGCTAAAAACTCATAAACTACGCTGTCTCATTACCCTTGTGGTTTCATAATCCACAAACTATTTTTTTCAATCtctatttaagtttaaaattctTGATCCTTAGCTCAGCCACGGTGTTTCTTTGGAGTCTCACAGGCGATCAGAGGAGGATTTAGAGTATTTGCTATTATTGGTGAAAACAGTGATTTCGTCGAAAGGAAAAGCCCGTGGACTACACTTTTTGATGTAGAAGATCCGCGATCTAAGGTTCCCACCAATAAAGGCAAGTTTCTTGATGTGAATCAAGCTTTGGAAGTGGCGCGATATGATATACAATACTGCGATTGGAAGGCTCGACAAGATGTTCTCACAATCATGCTTCTGCACGAAAAGGTTGGTTAATGAGATGTCTGCTCTTTCTGTTCCATTGGAAGCCCAAATCTGATATTATTTGATGGTGTATTGTTAAACTGTATTGGaattgatatatttgaatttgGTAAGTTTTCCATGGTTTTGGATGTTCTCAAATTCTATAATGTTGTGTAGGTTGTGGAGGTATTAAATCCTCTGGCTCGTGAATTCAAATCAATAGGAACCCTGAAGAAGGATCTCGCAGAGTTGCAGGAGGAACTTGCAGTAGCTCACAATCAGGTACATAGTACTAACGAGTTTTCTCAAAATCCACTAAGTACACCGTGAAATTTAGCTATTCTAACAATTGTGTATGATGAGATATCAAATATCAAGCAGTGGTTGAATAACTAAATTTATGGTGTAATCCAGTGGTTGAATAACTAAATTTATGGTGTAATCTGTAGCTGCATcacttttgaatatttttaggTACATATATCAGAATCAAGGGTTTCTGCTGCTTTGGACAAATTAGCTTACATGGAAACATTGGTTAACGACAAAATATTACAAGACGCAAAAATCTTAGAATCTTACTCGCTGCCCTCTACTCCAAGTACCTCTTCCGCTCAATTTCGTGATACTATGAAGAGCAGCAAGCAGTCCCGACGAGGTCTTGACGTGTCTGGTCCTGTCCAACCTTACAGTGCCAATTTGAAGAATTTTTGGTACCCTGTTGCATTTTCTGCAGATCTGAAGGATGATACCATGGTGAGGACTGTTTAATGGAAATTTGTTTCATGTTATTTCGGACTTCTTCAGCAACACTTCTTTTATGTATAAGGTCCCAATGGACTGCTTTGAAGAGCCTTGGGTTCTGTTTCGTGGGAAAGATGGCAAACCAGGGTGTGTCCAGAATACTTGTGCTCATAGAGCCTGCCCGCTTCATCTGGGTACAGTCAACGAGGGTCGTATTCAATGTCCTTATCATGGTAAGATTAAGAGTATTATCCGGAAATTTTATGCGATTCAAGGCGTGGCCATTAGTTTGAACTGTCAACTGGTGTATTTCATAAGACAAAACTTGATGGTCTGTATTTGATTATAAACTTATACTTTTCACTTAATTTTCAACATCAGGGTGGGAATACTCTACTGATGGAAATTGTGAGAAAATGCCATCAACTAAAAAACTACATGCCAAGATCAGAGCTTTGCCATGTTTGGAGCAAGAGGGAATGATATGGATTTGGCCGGGGGAGGATCCTCCTGCAGCTAACCTCCCCTCTTTATTACCACCATCAGGATTTCAAATACATGCCGAGGTATTTTTTGCTCCTAAACATATTCTGTCATGTCGATTCATCAAacttttcattataaatatatttttatcgtGATTCTTCTTATGCCCTTGACATGGCAGATTGTAATGGAACTTCCGGTGGAACATGGGCTGCTTCTGGACAATCTTTTGGACCTTGCACATGCTCCTTTCACCCACACTTCTACATTTGCTAAGGGATGGAGTGTTCCCAGGTTTGTTAATCGGGCCAACTTATACCCGGACCCCGGTGGTGATGCCATTGGTTTATTACATCGGTGTCAGTGTGTCACCGAGAAAAATTACTAAGCACAACTCACTTATTTTTGCTTCTTTTGTTGTATTCACAGCTTGGTGAAATTTTTGACACCGGCGTCTGGAATGCAAGGATACTGGGATCCTTATCCAATTGATATGGAATTCCGACCGCCTTGTATGGTTTTGTCTACTATTGGAATCTCGAAACCTGGGAAATTAGAGGGGCAGAGTACAAGAGAGTGTTCAACACATCTACACCAACTTCATGTTTGCCTACCTTCATCTAGACAGAAGACTAGATTGTTGTACAGGATGTCATTGGACTTTGCTCCTATCTTAAAACACATTCCTTTCATGCAATACCTGTGGATACATTTTGCTGAAAAGGTACATTCTTGGTTTCTTCTAGTCTATGTTTCTGTCAGAAAAAACTCTGCTACTCCAATTCCTTGGATGATCCATAAATATCTGATCAAATCCCAGCTTACACTTGAACAGGTTTTGAACGAGGATCTGCGTCTTGTGATTGGTCAACAGGAGCGAATGCTGAACGGTGCAAATATATGGAATATGCCTGTATCTTATGATAAGCTCGGAGTCAGGTACAGGCTATGGAGAGACTCGGTGGAACAAGGATCTAACCAATCTCCTTTTAGCAAATCAACGTAGAGTATTTATTCTTTTTTCTCCCATTGATCTTCATACACCATCATGAACCCTTCCGAAACAGAATGATCAAGACCTTAACTAAACTGTTCTACAGTATTCGTTCTTACAAGAAAATCCCAGCTGAAGCTCAGTATCTGGAAATATATTGTCACAGCGCACACCCTTTGGGCAAATAAGAGCAACTGTACACGTAATTTTTTCCCCTGCCAAGTTTTTTGTGTATAGTTCTGCAGCAATCTCATTATTATTCTCAACTCCCACCCCCTGTTGATAGCTACGACCTGATGTACCATGAATCAATGATTATGACAGTTCAAAGTTTGAATCTTGAAAATCGAACGTCACAGTATTTTACTTCTGATGAACTTTACTTGGTTAAGCACATAGAATAATGTATGCAAGAGAATAAAGTATGAGTATTTGCTTAGATCAAGAGCGATAAAAACAGAACTGTTTAATGAAACCACTGAACACCATCCACTCCATAACCAAATTAATACAAAGGCCAAAATCTAGTACCACTATACAACACTCGGAACACTAGAAAAGTTTATTATCACAGCGTGAACCCACAAAATGGACAGTATCGGAAACTTTCTTACAAAATTAACTTGTGAGTCgctctcacacaaatttttgtattaaataaattactgGTATCGTTTGATTTGACTAGCTTGATAGATTGATTACTATTTTTACAAGCTACGTTAGCTCATTTCAATTCAGTAATATAGAcataacaaaaaaagaaaattaattaaattatggaaacacaaaattttgattgtttcagcttgaatttttttatgatatttaatttgattggttatgttaatttgaaatgaatttgAGTAAATCTATTTCTATAGTTCGGTTTAATTGATAATCGAACAAAGATTCTTAAATATGCATATCATATTTGACACTGATAGAATATAAAGTTATGGAGTGGgtatcatgtgagaccgtctcacggatcttaatctgtgagacgggtcaaccctacccatattcacaataaaaagtaatactcttagcataaaaagtaatactttttaatggatgacccaaataagagatccgtctcacaaatacgacccgtgagaccgtctcacacaagtttttgccaaagtTATGTTATATGTACATTAATGACGGATAAACATTGAGTTACAAATAGCAtttgaaattacaaaaatatcttAACGTGAATATGTAATCCAATTTGTAAACGTCATTTTACATataacattttcatataatataaCACTTATATATGATACTGTTCTCGATTACAAATCTTAGGTGTACAACACATACTTACGCTGGTTTCCAAACTGCAAGCAACTCTTGGAACATCTCGACCGCCAGTTCTCGATCCGCATGTCTGAAGAATTCATTCATCTCGTCTCTGACATCATAAATCTTCCCAAAATCAAGCAAATACATCATGCATCCTTTCTTCAGTTTATTCAGCTGGTAAAGCCAAGCCTCCTGCAGCCTCTCTAGCACATTCCCCGTGTTGATATCTTCCAAAAGACTCTCCTCGCATGCATCCTTCAAGTCCACGATATCATACTTGTTTGCTGCACCTAGTAATGCTAATCGATGTTTCCAAAAATCTTCTTGACTTATGGTTCCGTACAAGTAGCTGAGAAGGGCCATACAGGACTCGGATGTCATGTCTTCGATGTCGATGGTGGATGATTCTTTTTCTTTGAGATTGTGCTGGAACATGCTGAGGAAAACAGGGGAGCTAGCTGAAAGAATGGCTTTGTGGGCTTGGAGGGTTCCGTCGCATGTGTTGATGGTCACATCTGAATAAATGGCTTCATCCAGCATGCGAGAGAGGCATCTGAGAGTGCTTTGTGTCGTCAGATATTGCATCATGCCGTCACTTGGCCATATAGAGCTTCCTTCTCCACCCTTGAATTTCACAGGACGAGGACATCCGAAGGAcgaataaaaaataagtaaagAAAAGGACAAATCTACTAGAAGTTTACTATCCCGATTCACAATGTTACTCGTGTAAATGCATGGGCTACATGAGGCTTCAAAACTATGGCATCTCAGCATTGGAGTCGGACTTTTGTATAGAAAGGGTAAAAAACTGAGCTGAAACATTTATAGGGCGGCGGGGcgaaatcatattttcatgtatGTATAAAAGACACTGAACAGATAGAAAAAATTGATGTAAGTTTTGATCAAACAAGCAAGAGCATCTCACATTTGCACCGCAAATCCTAAGGTCCAGAAACTCCACATCAATGACGAATCGACCTTGAAAGTTAACATCCACTGGGCAGGCAAAGTCATCACTTGTCCGCAGCAATCTCTCGTGGACTGAGCATAAAACCATCACCGTATTTTCAATGAACATATACAAAAGGCAATCCACGACTCCACATAAGTAAAAAAACTCCATTGATACATCGAAATTCACATTCAAGCATTTATTCATTCACTTTGCTCATCAAACCTCATCAGGGTAATGATTGAGCGTGAAGCAGAAGTCTCGCAGTAGAAAA
This genomic interval carries:
- the LOC140961915 gene encoding chlorophyllide a oxygenase, chloroplastic-like isoform X1; translated protein: MSAIATAAALALPLSFCRSSKNNSKKPRCFFGVSQAIRGGFRVFAIIGENSDFVERKSPWTTLFDVEDPRSKVPTNKGKFLDVNQALEVARYDIQYCDWKARQDVLTIMLLHEKVVEVLNPLAREFKSIGTLKKDLAELQEELAVAHNQVHISESRVSAALDKLAYMETLVNDKILQDAKILESYSLPSTPSTSSAQFRDTMKSSKQSRRGLDVSGPVQPYSANLKNFWYPVAFSADLKDDTMVPMDCFEEPWVLFRGKDGKPGCVQNTCAHRACPLHLGTVNEGRIQCPYHGWEYSTDGNCEKMPSTKKLHAKIRALPCLEQEGMIWIWPGEDPPAANLPSLLPPSGFQIHAEIVMELPVEHGLLLDNLLDLAHAPFTHTSTFAKGWSVPSLVKFLTPASGMQGYWDPYPIDMEFRPPCMVLSTIGISKPGKLEGQSTRECSTHLHQLHVCLPSSRQKTRLLYRMSLDFAPILKHIPFMQYLWIHFAEKVLNEDLRLVIGQQERMLNGANIWNMPVSYDKLGVRYRLWRDSVEQGSNQSPFSKST
- the LOC140961915 gene encoding chlorophyllide a oxygenase, chloroplastic-like isoform X2 produces the protein MSAIATAAALALPLSFCRSSKNNSKKAIRGGFRVFAIIGENSDFVERKSPWTTLFDVEDPRSKVPTNKGKFLDVNQALEVARYDIQYCDWKARQDVLTIMLLHEKVVEVLNPLAREFKSIGTLKKDLAELQEELAVAHNQVHISESRVSAALDKLAYMETLVNDKILQDAKILESYSLPSTPSTSSAQFRDTMKSSKQSRRGLDVSGPVQPYSANLKNFWYPVAFSADLKDDTMVPMDCFEEPWVLFRGKDGKPGCVQNTCAHRACPLHLGTVNEGRIQCPYHGWEYSTDGNCEKMPSTKKLHAKIRALPCLEQEGMIWIWPGEDPPAANLPSLLPPSGFQIHAEIVMELPVEHGLLLDNLLDLAHAPFTHTSTFAKGWSVPSLVKFLTPASGMQGYWDPYPIDMEFRPPCMVLSTIGISKPGKLEGQSTRECSTHLHQLHVCLPSSRQKTRLLYRMSLDFAPILKHIPFMQYLWIHFAEKVLNEDLRLVIGQQERMLNGANIWNMPVSYDKLGVRYRLWRDSVEQGSNQSPFSKST
- the LOC140961359 gene encoding BTB/POZ domain-containing protein At1g21780-like: MADTKVETIARLAQWKVENFGPTSAYKRSEPFKIGIWNWHLSVEKNRSVYIRLFPEPSRVSKDQPPIARFVLRVTTAGSNRRPYISPIHERLLRTSDDFACPVDVNFQGRFVIDVEFLDLRICGANGGEGSSIWPSDGMMQYLTTQSTLRCLSRMLDEAIYSDVTINTCDGTLQAHKAILSASSPVFLSMFQHNLKEKESSTIDIEDMTSESCMALLSYLYGTISQEDFWKHRLALLGAANKYDIVDLKDACEESLLEDINTGNVLERLQEAWLYQLNKLKKGCMMYLLDFGKIYDVRDEMNEFFRHADRELAVEMFQELLAVWKPA